From a region of the Notolabrus celidotus isolate fNotCel1 chromosome 14, fNotCel1.pri, whole genome shotgun sequence genome:
- the trmt9b gene encoding probable tRNA methyltransferase 9B: MMEEAASQLERDHVHSVYDKIAPYFNDSRYKAWPKVRQFLLDLQPGSIVADIGCGNGKYLHINQEVFKLGCDVCRPLVDFAWSQGHEVQMCDGLHLPYRDGCFDAVLSIAVIHHLSTKERRIRAIKEMTRILRVGGRIMIYVWAMEQKRRKFEKQDIFVPWNPNPHSPSAKPRRRATAQSVSEAINNSDKHRKVRSTSSVADEEDLSCTTPQQSTQRLWFFSRSLDSVFDFGSLAISRSSSRDMSTLSSPTGENEGNKARQRGIGRDLIKQVSSFFSPPSVIGSEEDVFDPATDLHKGQNDPENNNNNNISTGNPGVSVSLAHECSSLALPDLVSFQKEHLKQCGEEREARPQGKEQPESTRSPEGSVGQVQGSCLRYYHVFREGELAELIENHVEELHVKHTYFDHANWCVVAEKVQLMKM, translated from the exons ATGATGGAGGAGGCTGCCAGCCAGCTGGAGAGAGACCATGTGCACAGCGTCTATGACAAGATAGCTCCATATTTCAATGACAGCCGTTACAAAGCCTGGCCCAAGGTGCGGCAGTTCCTGTTAGACCTGCAGCCGGGGAGCATCGTGGCTGACATAG GTTGTGGAAATGGCAAGTATCTCCACATCAACCAGGAGGTGTTCAAGCTGGGGTGCGATGTCTGTCGCCCCCTGGTGGACTTTGCCTGGAGCCAGGGACACGAAGTCCAGATGTGTGATGGGCTGCATTTGCCTTACAGAGACGGTTGCTTTGACGCTGTGCTCTCGATTGCAG TCATCCATCATTTGTCCACCAAAGAGCGTCGTATTCGAGCAATAAAGGAGATGACTCGCATCCTGCGAGTGGGCGGACGCATCATGATCTACGTGTGGGCCATGGAGCAGAAACGCCGTAAATTTGAGAAACAGGACATCTTCGTCCCCTGGAACCCCAACCCTCATTCACCCTCTGCCAAACCCAGACGGAGGGCCACGGCTCAGAGTGTGAGTGAAGCCATAAACAACAGCGACAAGCACAGGAAGGTTCGAAGCACATCGTCAGTGGCAGACGAGGAAGACCTGAGCTGCACCACACCACAGCAGAGCACCCAGAGACTGTGGTTCTTCTCCAGGTCTCTGGATTCGGTGTTTGATTTTGGAAGCTTAGCCATCTCTCGCTCGTCCTCCAGAGACATGAGCACTTTATCATCACCTACGGGTGAAAACGAGGGGAACAAGGCCCGCCAGCGAGGGATAGGACGAGACCTCATTAAGCAGGTGTCGAGCTTCTTCTCCCCACCGTCTGTGATTGGATCAGAGGAAGATGTGTTTGACCCCGCCACAGACCTGCACAAGGGTCAAAATGAtcctgaaaacaacaacaacaacaacatcagcacAGGAAATCCGGGTGTGTCAGTATCTTTAGCCCATGAGTGTAGCTCTCTGGCCCTGCCGGATCTGGTGTCGTTCCAGAAGGAGCACCTGAAGCAGTGTGGGGAGGAAAGGGAAGCCAGGCCGCAGGGGAAAGAGCAGCCGGAAAGCACAAGGAGTCCCGAGGGGAGTGTGGGGCAGGTGCAGGGCTCCTGCCTGAGGTACTATCATGTCTTCAGGGAGGGAGAGCTAGCGGAGCTGATAGAGAACCACGTAGAAGAGCTACATGTCAAACACACTTATTTCGATCACGCCAACTGGTGTGTGGTGGCGGAGAAAGTGCAGTTAATGAAGAtgtga
- the hdac12 gene encoding uncharacterized protein SYNPCC7002_A1628, producing MTHMKQIFTKRSRMKAGRLLGEAFISHRSFHAEIVRLESKGLPIIHHRKYVCDLPPNHRFPMGKFPRVLQCLLKDQVIKETQVWVPEMASKDLLSCVHTEEYLNNFINGKTNEQEQKRTGFPWSEGIVRRCRYETGGTVLAAEVALQRGLACSTAGGTHHAFPSFGSGFCLINDLAVAAQHLMGNSLPKRKVLIVDLDVHQGDGTAFIFKEEPSVFTFSVHCGKNFPLRKQQSDLDVHLEDGLEDNDYLSTVEAHLPRLLEIFRPDLVLYDAGVDPHHEDELGRLRLTDQGLYQRDLYVLKTVVSRGVPVATVIGGGYSRDIDKLAARHSIVHRAATQVWRECGM from the exons ATGACCCACATGAAACAGATCTTTACCAAAAGATCCCGCATGAAAGCCGGACGACTGCTCGGTGAAGCTTTCATCTCCCATAGGAGTTTCCATGCTGAAATA GTAAGACTTGAATCCAAAGGACTTCCCATAATTCATCACAGGAAGTATGTCTGTGACCTCCCGCCTAACCACAGGTTCCCCATGGGAAAGTTCCCCCGAGTGTTACAGTGTTTACTCAAAGATCAGGTCATTAAAGAGACTCAG GTCTGGGTCCCTGAAATGGCCTCTAAAGACTTACTCAGCTGTGTGCACACTGAGGAATACTTGAACAACTTCATAAATGGGAAAACAAATGAGCAGGAACAGAAGAGGACAGGTTTCCCCTGGAGTGAAGGCATAGTGAGACGCTGTCGATATGAAACAG GTGGGACCGTGCTCGCTGCTGAAGTGGCACTGCAGAGGGGTTTGGCCTGcagcacagcaggaggaacccaTCATGCTTTCCCGAGCTTTGGCTCAGGGTTTTGTCTTATTAATGACCTAGCAGTTGCTGCTCAACACCTGATGGGCAACTCCTTGCCCAAAAGGAAGGTTCTTATTGTGGATTTAGATGTGCATCAG GGTGACGGCactgctttcatttttaaagaagagCCCAGTGTTTTTACATTctcagtgcattgtgggaaaaacTTCCCCCTTCGTAAACAACAGAGTGATTTAGATGTCCACTTGGAAGATGGGCTGGAAGACAATGACTACCTCTCTACAG TCGAAGCACACCTCCCCAGGCTGCTTGAGATTTTTCGCCCAGACCTGGTCCTGTATGACGCAGGTGTCGACCCTCATCACGAAGACGAACTTGGGAGGCTCCGTCTGACCGACCAAG GGCTGTATCAGAGAGATCTGTACGTGTTGAAGACCGTGGTGAGCCGAGGTGTTCCTGTTGCTACTGTTATCGGGGGAGGTTACTCCAGAGACATCGACAAACTGGCTGCTAGACACTCCATCGTCCACAGGGCAGCAACTCAG GTTTGGAGGGAATGTGGAATGTAA